In a single window of the Amia ocellicauda isolate fAmiCal2 chromosome 20, fAmiCal2.hap1, whole genome shotgun sequence genome:
- the erlin1 gene encoding erlin-1 isoform X1: protein MTMAHVGAVVAAVTGVMAILLHSSIHKIEEGHLAVYYRGGALLTAPNGPGYHIMLPFITTFRSVQTTLQTDEIKNVPCGTSGGVMIYFDRIEVVNMLVPTAVVDIVRNYTADYDKTLIFNKIHHELNQFCSVHTLQEVYIELFGKYIIDENLKLALQKDLIAMAPGLTIQAVRVTKPKIPEAIRRNFELMEAEKTRLLITAQTQKVVEKEAETERKKAIIEAQKLAQVAEINFRQKVMEKETEKKISEIEDSAFLARERARADAEFYTAEKFAEANRLKLTPEYIELMKYQAIAANSKVYFGQDIPNMFVDNSGPQGRTQDEDDSGSLDLLDSLGKVKKHKRAQRSKSDSLD from the exons ATGACGATGGCTCATGTTGGGGCAGTAGTGGCCGCAGTAACTGGGGTGATGGCAATCCTGCTGCACTCCTCCATCCACAAGATCGAAGAGGGGCATCTGGCTGTTTATTATAG AGGTGGTGCTTTGCTGACAGCTCCCAATGGACCAGGCTATCATATCATGTTGCCCTTTATTACTACCTTCAGAAGTGTCCAG aCAACACTTCAGACtgatgaaataaaaaatgtgccTTGTGGGACAAG CGGGGGTGTCATGATCTATTTTGACAGAATTGAGGTGGTCAATATGTTGGTCCCAACTGCag TGGTTGACATTGTAAGGAACTACACTGCCGATTATGACAAAACGCTGATCTTTAACAAGATTCATCACGAACTGAATCAGTTTTGCAGCGTTCACACACTCCAAGAGGTATACATCGAATTGTTCGGTAAGT ATATAATCGATGAAAACCTGAAGCTGGCCCTGCAAAAAGACCTCATTGCCATGGCGCCTGGTCTTACAATTCAG GCAGTACGTGTTACAAAGCCCAAAATCCCAGAAGCTATCAGAAGGAACTTTGAACTAAT GGAGGCGGAGAAGACCCGGCTGCTCATTACTGCCCAGACACAGAAGGTAGTGGAGAAAGAGGCAGAAACGGAAAGGAAAAAAGCCATCATAG AGGCACAGAAACTTGCACAAGTGGCTGAAATTAATTTTAGGCAGAAGGTGATGGAAAAGGAAACGGAGAAGAAGATTTCTGAAATCGAAG ATTCGGCGTTCCTGGCGAGAGAGAGGGCCAGAGCAGACGCAGAATTCTACACAGCGGAAAAATTCGCTGAAGCAAACCGG CTGAAGCTGACACCAGAATACATCGAGCTCATGAAGTACCAGGCAATTGCTGCTAACAGTAAGGTTTACTTTGGCCAAGACATTCCCAACATGTTTGTGGATAATAGTGGCCCTCAGGGCAGGACTCAGGACGAGGACGACTCGGGGTCCCTAGATCTGCTGGACTCTCTGGGAAAGGTGAAGAAACACAAGAGAGCCCAGCGTTCGAAATCTGATTCTCTGGACTAA
- the spef1 gene encoding sperm flagellar protein 1 isoform X2 has translation MNTELNEETLQDLYAWIDTVPLSRPKRNIARDFSDRVMAAEVVKCFFPRLVELHNYIPANSTQQKLSNWGTLNRQVFSKLNFHVPEEVVKKIVLSTAGVVEPVLCMLRDKIEEKRAAKSSPDTQKAWVQDLEYYSARNERSKKEYTQMPTIQSYRTQDQKRGEWTYNQTDSNPSSVDPAVHLLMDEKEQALLALQETVEILQMKVNRLEHLVQLKDLRIEDLTRHLERYKARANMK, from the exons ATGAACACTGAACTAAACGAGGAGACGCTGCAGGATCTGTATGCTTGGATTGATACAGTTCCACTTTCCAGACCGAAGAGGAATATAGCAAGAGACTTCAGTGACCGAG TGATGGCTGCAGAGGTTGTGAAGTGTTTCTTTCCCAGACTGGTGGAGCTACATAACTACATTCCTGCAAACTCTACCCAACAGAAACTCAGCAACTGGGGAACCCTGAACAGGcaa GTTTTTTCCAAATTAAACTTTCATGTGCCTGAAGAAGTGGTAAAGAAAATAGTCTTAAGCACAGCAGGAGTTGTTGAGCCTGTCCTCTGCATGCTCCGAGACAAGATTGAAGAAAAACGTGCAGCAAAATCTTCTCCTGATACACAAAAGGCATGGGTGCAG GATTTGGAATATTACAGCgccagaaatgaaagatccaaaaaag AATACACACAGATGCCAACAATTCAATCTTACAGGACTCAAGATCAGAAAAGGGGGGAATGGACATATAATCAGACCGACAG TAATCCAAGCTCTGTGGACCCTGCGGTCCACCTCCTCATGGATGAGAAAGAGCAGGCCCTACTCGCCCTGCAGGAGACCGTGGAG AtattgcaaatgaaagtgaacaGACTTGAGCACCTTGTGCAGCTGAAAGACTTGCGAATTGAAGATTTAACAAGACACTTGGAAAGATATAAGGCAAGAGCTAATATGAAATGA
- the chuk gene encoding inhibitor of nuclear factor kappa-B kinase subunit alpha has product MEKPPFRQNQVCGAWEMKERLGTGGFGHVYLYQHLETSEKIAVKSCRLELNQKNKERWCREIQIMKKLKHINVVTAREVPEEMKNIAFNDLPLLAMEYCSKGDLRKMLNRSENCCGLRESELLSLLNDVGSGIQYLHENKIIHRDLKPENIVLQDIDGKLVHKIIDLGYAKDLDQGSLCTSFVGTLQYLAPELFENKPYTVTVDYWSFGTMIFECSCGFRPFLHNLQPVQWTNKVRNKGPMDIMAVEEMNGEVKFSTHLPYPNNLSRTMLGPLENVLQLMLRWDPEQRGGGINPDRKQPECFAVLDDILSMKVVHILNITSAKIHSFQLTHEEGLHSLQQRIEMETGIEHLNQELLLETGVSLDPRKPAAQCVLDGVRGWDSYIVYLFDRSLTVYSGPFAARKLPDNVNFIVREPKTQLPNASLRKVWGEAVSYICGLNEDYRRLFQGQRAAMLSLLRYNTNLTRYKNSMFSVSQQLKAKLDFFKTSIQYDLEKYSDQMQYGISSEKMLKAWQENEERAAAYGQVAEVNYLDEEIMSLHSEIVELQRSPYAKRQSDVMEQLEDKAIELYRQLKVKCKAEPQHGYSDSSEMVRVILQTVQNQDRVLRDLYAHLSKILSSKQKIIDLFPKIDKAIENIKEADNTVMQMQMKRQREFWHLLKIACAQNSTRQCITPSLDASNSPQVSAWTQQGQPISSPHPLTSLPGPNDSDSVPRLLEENQKYLSQLTSLMQETVDDQAKSIMDQDWKWTKYESLDRIIPNI; this is encoded by the exons ATGGAGAAGCCCCCTTTTAGGCAGAATCAAGTATGTGGAGCGTGGGAAATGAAGGAGAGGTTGGGAACAGGAGGATTCGGCCATGTCTATTTATACCAACATCTG GAAACCTCTGAGAAGATTGCTGTTAAATCATGTCGTCTTGAACTGAACCAGAAGAACAAAGAGAGATGGTGCcgtgaaatacaaataatgaaaaa GTTAAAGCACATCAATGTGGTCACAGCACGAGAAGTGCCTGAGGAAATGAAGAACATAGCCTTTAATGATCTTCCACTTTTAGCCATGGAATATTGCTCCAAGGGAGATCTTCGGAAA atgtTGAATAGGTCTGAAAATTGCTGTGGCCTGAGAGAAAGTGAATTACTCTCCTTGCTGAATGATGTTG GGTCAGGAATCCAAtatttacatgaaaataaaattattcaCAGAGATCTTAAACCAGAGAACATAGTTCTTCAAGATATTGATGGAAAG TTAGTTCACAAAATAATCGACTTGGGTTATGCCAAAGACCTGGATCAGGGGAGTCTTTGCACATCGTTTGTGGGAACGTTACAGTACTTG GCACCTGAACTTTTTGAGAATAAGCCATATACAGTAACAGTAGATTACTGGAGCTTCGGCACGATGATCTTTGAATGCAGCTGTGGTTTCCGTCCTTTTTTGCACAATCTTCAGCCTGTACAATG GACCAACAAAGTACGGAATAAAGGGCCAATGGACATCATGGCTGTTGAAGAAATGAACGGTGAAGTCAAGTTCTCCACTCACCTACCCTATCCTAACAACCTCAGCAG GACAATGCTGGGGCCCCTTGAGAATGTATTACAGCTGATGCTGAGATGGGACCCTGagcagagagggggagggataaACCCTGACCGAAAACAGCCAGAATGTTTTGCTGTTCTAGATGATATTTTAAGTATGAAG GTTGTGCACATATTAAACATTACCTCTGCAAAAATCCACTCTTTCCAACTGACACATGAAGAAGGACTTCATTCCCTCCAGCAACGCATTGAAATGGAGACCGGAATTGAACATCTAAATCAAGAGCTGCTGCTAGAAACCGGGGTCTCCCTGGACCCTCGGAAACCTGCTGCTCAGTGTGTACTGGATGGAGTT AGAGGCTGGGACAGCTACATAGTTTACTTATTTGACAGAAGCTTGACAGTATATTCAGGACCTTTTGCGGCCAGAAAATTGCCTGACAATGTCAATTTCATTG TACGAGAACCCAAAACCCAATTGCCCAATGCTTCACTGAGGAAAGTTTGGGGGGAGGCAGTGAGTTACATCTGTGGACTGAATGAAGATTACAGACGGCTTTTCCAAGGCCAAAGAGCAGccat GTTGAGCCTCCTTCGGTATAACACCAACCTTACAAGATACAAAAACTCAATGTTTTCCGTCTCCCAGCAGTTAAAAGCTAAGCTGGACTTCTTCAAGACCAGCATTCAGTATGACTTGGAAAAATACAGTGATCAGATGCAATATGGCATAT cTTCTGAGAAGATGTTGAAGGCTTGGCAGGAAAATGAGGAGAGGGCAGCAGCTTATGGACAG GTTGCAGAAGTCAACTATTTAGATGAAGAAATAATGTCTCTGCACTCTGAGATTGTTGAACTGCAGAGAAGTCCGTATGCGAAGCGCCAAAGCGATGTCATGGAGCAGCT tgaAGACAAAGCGATTGAACTCTACAGGCAGCTGAAAGTGAAATGTAAAG CTGAGCCACAGCATGGTTACAGTGACAGCTCGGAGATGGTGAGAGTCATTTTGCAAACTGTGCAGAATCAAGACCGAGTTCTGAGGGACCTGTATGCACACTTGAG CAAGATCTTGTCAAGCAAACAGAAGATAATCGATTTGTTCCCGAAGATAGATAAAGCGATCGAGAACATCAAGGAGGCTGACAACACTGTAATGCAGATGCAGATGAAAAGGCAACGAGAATTTTGGCATCTGCTAAAGATTGCCTGT GCTCAGAATTCAACACGCCAATGTATAACTCCAAGCCTAGACGCCTCGAACTCCCCACAGGTCTCGGCATGGACACAGCAAGGGCAACCAATCAGCTCGCCACATCCCCTCACATCCTTACCTGGACCAAACGACAG TGACTCCGTTCCTCGTTTACTCGAAGAGAATCAGAAGTATCTGAGCCAGTTGACAAGTTTGATGCAGGAAACCGTTGACGATCAAGCAAAAAGTATAATG GATCAAGATTGGAAATGGACAAAATATGAATCTCTGGATAGAATAATACCAAATATTTAA
- the spef1 gene encoding sperm flagellar protein 1 isoform X1 yields the protein MNTELNEETLQDLYAWIDTVPLSRPKRNIARDFSDRVMAAEVVKCFFPRLVELHNYIPANSTQQKLSNWGTLNRQVFSKLNFHVPEEVVKKIVLSTAGVVEPVLCMLRDKIEEKRAAKSSPDTQKAWVQDLEYYSARNERSKKEYTQMPTIQSYRTQDQKRGEWTYNQTDSSNPSSVDPAVHLLMDEKEQALLALQETVEILQMKVNRLEHLVQLKDLRIEDLTRHLERYKARANMK from the exons ATGAACACTGAACTAAACGAGGAGACGCTGCAGGATCTGTATGCTTGGATTGATACAGTTCCACTTTCCAGACCGAAGAGGAATATAGCAAGAGACTTCAGTGACCGAG TGATGGCTGCAGAGGTTGTGAAGTGTTTCTTTCCCAGACTGGTGGAGCTACATAACTACATTCCTGCAAACTCTACCCAACAGAAACTCAGCAACTGGGGAACCCTGAACAGGcaa GTTTTTTCCAAATTAAACTTTCATGTGCCTGAAGAAGTGGTAAAGAAAATAGTCTTAAGCACAGCAGGAGTTGTTGAGCCTGTCCTCTGCATGCTCCGAGACAAGATTGAAGAAAAACGTGCAGCAAAATCTTCTCCTGATACACAAAAGGCATGGGTGCAG GATTTGGAATATTACAGCgccagaaatgaaagatccaaaaaag AATACACACAGATGCCAACAATTCAATCTTACAGGACTCAAGATCAGAAAAGGGGGGAATGGACATATAATCAGACCGACAG CAGTAATCCAAGCTCTGTGGACCCTGCGGTCCACCTCCTCATGGATGAGAAAGAGCAGGCCCTACTCGCCCTGCAGGAGACCGTGGAG AtattgcaaatgaaagtgaacaGACTTGAGCACCTTGTGCAGCTGAAAGACTTGCGAATTGAAGATTTAACAAGACACTTGGAAAGATATAAGGCAAGAGCTAATATGAAATGA
- the erlin1 gene encoding erlin-1 isoform X2 yields MTMAHVGAVVAAVTGVMAILLHSSIHKIEEGHLAVYYRGGALLTAPNGPGYHIMLPFITTFRSVQTTLQTDEIKNVPCGTSGGVMIYFDRIEVVNMLVPTAVVDIVRNYTADYDKTLIFNKIHHELNQFCSVHTLQEVYIELFDIIDENLKLALQKDLIAMAPGLTIQAVRVTKPKIPEAIRRNFELMEAEKTRLLITAQTQKVVEKEAETERKKAIIEAQKLAQVAEINFRQKVMEKETEKKISEIEDSAFLARERARADAEFYTAEKFAEANRLKLTPEYIELMKYQAIAANSKVYFGQDIPNMFVDNSGPQGRTQDEDDSGSLDLLDSLGKVKKHKRAQRSKSDSLD; encoded by the exons ATGACGATGGCTCATGTTGGGGCAGTAGTGGCCGCAGTAACTGGGGTGATGGCAATCCTGCTGCACTCCTCCATCCACAAGATCGAAGAGGGGCATCTGGCTGTTTATTATAG AGGTGGTGCTTTGCTGACAGCTCCCAATGGACCAGGCTATCATATCATGTTGCCCTTTATTACTACCTTCAGAAGTGTCCAG aCAACACTTCAGACtgatgaaataaaaaatgtgccTTGTGGGACAAG CGGGGGTGTCATGATCTATTTTGACAGAATTGAGGTGGTCAATATGTTGGTCCCAACTGCag TGGTTGACATTGTAAGGAACTACACTGCCGATTATGACAAAACGCTGATCTTTAACAAGATTCATCACGAACTGAATCAGTTTTGCAGCGTTCACACACTCCAAGAGGTATACATCGAATTGTTCG ATATAATCGATGAAAACCTGAAGCTGGCCCTGCAAAAAGACCTCATTGCCATGGCGCCTGGTCTTACAATTCAG GCAGTACGTGTTACAAAGCCCAAAATCCCAGAAGCTATCAGAAGGAACTTTGAACTAAT GGAGGCGGAGAAGACCCGGCTGCTCATTACTGCCCAGACACAGAAGGTAGTGGAGAAAGAGGCAGAAACGGAAAGGAAAAAAGCCATCATAG AGGCACAGAAACTTGCACAAGTGGCTGAAATTAATTTTAGGCAGAAGGTGATGGAAAAGGAAACGGAGAAGAAGATTTCTGAAATCGAAG ATTCGGCGTTCCTGGCGAGAGAGAGGGCCAGAGCAGACGCAGAATTCTACACAGCGGAAAAATTCGCTGAAGCAAACCGG CTGAAGCTGACACCAGAATACATCGAGCTCATGAAGTACCAGGCAATTGCTGCTAACAGTAAGGTTTACTTTGGCCAAGACATTCCCAACATGTTTGTGGATAATAGTGGCCCTCAGGGCAGGACTCAGGACGAGGACGACTCGGGGTCCCTAGATCTGCTGGACTCTCTGGGAAAGGTGAAGAAACACAAGAGAGCCCAGCGTTCGAAATCTGATTCTCTGGACTAA